A window of Raphanus sativus cultivar WK10039 unplaced genomic scaffold, ASM80110v3 Scaffold1680, whole genome shotgun sequence contains these coding sequences:
- the LOC130504581 gene encoding transcription factor bHLH49-like isoform X2 produces the protein MDVSEKDELRNGDTTANYDDESANNNNPPPDWRVSGSNQVSAPNDSYPPENQMMDSFGQTLWYDPTNVQAVGYGGFNGVNNASSSSSSFRGNNNMDRSLEMGWNLLPPKGNGMFLPNASSFLPPPSMAQFPADSGFIERAARFSLFSGGSFSDMMNHHHQQQQQQQPLGNPTESIGLFLPSNVGVAHNDASAAMKESNVVRSSEQGNKQNVPGSGNVSEDTQSSGGGGGNGQKGGEASSKGFDSKKRKRNRQSSEAGQSHRSQQSEEEADNNGDKKRNDEQSPKSQGNKTNSGKQTSDPKDGYIHVRARRGQATNSHSLAERVRREKISERMKFLQDLVPGCNKVTGKAVMLDEIINYVQSLQRQVEFLSMKLATVNPQMDFNLEGLLAKDALQLRAGTSSATPFPQNMPMVYPPLPHGFMQQTLSSMGRNISSPLSPINGGYKRQEANGWEGDLQNVIQINYGAGDVPPDSQAAAAAAAATASLPSSNMKVEP, from the exons atggatgtAAGTGAGAAAGATGAGTTGAGGAACGGTGACACAACTGCAAACTATGATGATGAGTctgctaataataataatccacCTCCAGATTGGAGAGTCTCTGGCTCTAATCAAGTCTCTGCACCAAACGATTCATACCCTCCTGAGAATCAGATGATGGATTCGTTTGGGCAGACTCTCTGGTATGATCCAACAAACGTTCAAGCTGTAGGGTATGGTGGTTTCAACGGTGTTAATAAtgcctcttcttcttcgtcttccttTAGGGGTAATAATAATATGGATAGATCTCTTGAGATGGGTTGGAACCTGTTGCCTCCTAAAGGCAACGGGATGTTCTTGCCTAATGCTAGTAGCTTCCTGCCTCCTCCGAGTATGGCTCAGTTCCCTGCTGATTCAGGGTTCATTGAGCGTGCGGCGAGGTTTTCGCTCTTTAGCGGTGGGAGTTTTAGTGATATGATGAATCACCaccatcagcagcagcagcagcagcagccactTGGGAATCCTACTGAGTCGATTGGTTTGTTTCTTCCAAGTAATGTTGGTGTAGCTCACAATGATGCATCTGCAGCGATGAAAGAGAGTAATGTTGTTAGATCTAGTGAACAAGGTAATAAACAGAATGTTCCTGGCTCTGGTAATGTGTCTGAGGATACTCAGtctagtggtggtggtggtggtaatGGTCAGAAAGGTGGGGAGGCTTCTTCTAAAGGCTTTGActcaaagaagagaaaaagaaacagacAG AGTTCTGAAGCAGGACAGTCACACAGATCTCAGCAATCTGAGGAAGAAGCAGACAACAATGGTGATAAAAAGAGGAATGATGAGCAGAGTCCAAAATCACAGGGGAACAAAACAAACAGTGGGAAACAAACGTCTGATCCTAAAGATGGTTATATTCATGTGCGTGCACGTAGAGGCCAGGCCACAAACAGCCACAGTCTTGCTGAAAGA GTGAGGAGAGAAAAAATCAGTGAGAGGATGAAGTTTCTTCAAGATCTTGTACCGGGCTGCAACAAG GTGACTGGAAAGGCAGTTATGCTTGACGAAATCATAAACTATGTGCAATCTCTGCAACGCCAAGTTGAG TTTTTATCGATGAAACTAGCAACTGTGAACCCACAAATGGACTTTAACCTTGAAGGTCTTCTTGCCAAAGAT GCACTTCAACTAAGAGCTGGTACTTCATCTGCAACACCGTTTCCGCAAAACATGCCGATGGTTTATCCTCCTCTACCACATGGATTCATGCAACAGACCCTTTCAAGCATGGGAAGGAACATTAGCTCACCATTGTCTCCCATAAATGGTGGATACAAGCGACAG GAAGCAAATGGATGGGAAGGAGATCTTCAAAATGTGATACAGATTAACTATGGAGCTGGTGATGTCCCACCTGACTCtcaagcagcagcagcagcagcagcagcaacag CATCTCTTCCATCTTCAAACATGAAGGTTGAGCCATGA
- the LOC130504581 gene encoding transcription factor bHLH49-like isoform X1: protein MDVSEKDELRNGDTTANYDDESANNNNPPPDWRVSGSNQVSAPNDSYPPENQMMDSFGQTLWYDPTNVQAVGYGGFNGVNNASSSSSSFRGNNNMDRSLEMGWNLLPPKGNGMFLPNASSFLPPPSMAQFPADSGFIERAARFSLFSGGSFSDMMNHHHQQQQQQQPLGNPTESIGLFLPSNVGVAHNDASAAMKESNVVRSSEQGNKQNVPGSGNVSEDTQSSGGGGGNGQKGGEASSKGFDSKKRKRNRQSSEAGQSHRSQQSEEEADNNGDKKRNDEQSPKSQGNKTNSGKQTSDPKDGYIHVRARRGQATNSHSLAERVRREKISERMKFLQDLVPGCNKVTGKAVMLDEIINYVQSLQRQVEFLSMKLATVNPQMDFNLEGLLAKDALQLRAGTSSATPFPQNMPMVYPPLPHGFMQQTLSSMGRNISSPLSPINGGYKRQEANGWEGDLQNVIQINYGAGDVPPDSQAAAAAAAATAASLPSSNMKVEP from the exons atggatgtAAGTGAGAAAGATGAGTTGAGGAACGGTGACACAACTGCAAACTATGATGATGAGTctgctaataataataatccacCTCCAGATTGGAGAGTCTCTGGCTCTAATCAAGTCTCTGCACCAAACGATTCATACCCTCCTGAGAATCAGATGATGGATTCGTTTGGGCAGACTCTCTGGTATGATCCAACAAACGTTCAAGCTGTAGGGTATGGTGGTTTCAACGGTGTTAATAAtgcctcttcttcttcgtcttccttTAGGGGTAATAATAATATGGATAGATCTCTTGAGATGGGTTGGAACCTGTTGCCTCCTAAAGGCAACGGGATGTTCTTGCCTAATGCTAGTAGCTTCCTGCCTCCTCCGAGTATGGCTCAGTTCCCTGCTGATTCAGGGTTCATTGAGCGTGCGGCGAGGTTTTCGCTCTTTAGCGGTGGGAGTTTTAGTGATATGATGAATCACCaccatcagcagcagcagcagcagcagccactTGGGAATCCTACTGAGTCGATTGGTTTGTTTCTTCCAAGTAATGTTGGTGTAGCTCACAATGATGCATCTGCAGCGATGAAAGAGAGTAATGTTGTTAGATCTAGTGAACAAGGTAATAAACAGAATGTTCCTGGCTCTGGTAATGTGTCTGAGGATACTCAGtctagtggtggtggtggtggtaatGGTCAGAAAGGTGGGGAGGCTTCTTCTAAAGGCTTTGActcaaagaagagaaaaagaaacagacAG AGTTCTGAAGCAGGACAGTCACACAGATCTCAGCAATCTGAGGAAGAAGCAGACAACAATGGTGATAAAAAGAGGAATGATGAGCAGAGTCCAAAATCACAGGGGAACAAAACAAACAGTGGGAAACAAACGTCTGATCCTAAAGATGGTTATATTCATGTGCGTGCACGTAGAGGCCAGGCCACAAACAGCCACAGTCTTGCTGAAAGA GTGAGGAGAGAAAAAATCAGTGAGAGGATGAAGTTTCTTCAAGATCTTGTACCGGGCTGCAACAAG GTGACTGGAAAGGCAGTTATGCTTGACGAAATCATAAACTATGTGCAATCTCTGCAACGCCAAGTTGAG TTTTTATCGATGAAACTAGCAACTGTGAACCCACAAATGGACTTTAACCTTGAAGGTCTTCTTGCCAAAGAT GCACTTCAACTAAGAGCTGGTACTTCATCTGCAACACCGTTTCCGCAAAACATGCCGATGGTTTATCCTCCTCTACCACATGGATTCATGCAACAGACCCTTTCAAGCATGGGAAGGAACATTAGCTCACCATTGTCTCCCATAAATGGTGGATACAAGCGACAG GAAGCAAATGGATGGGAAGGAGATCTTCAAAATGTGATACAGATTAACTATGGAGCTGGTGATGTCCCACCTGACTCtcaagcagcagcagcagcagcagcagcaacag CAGCATCTCTTCCATCTTCAAACATGAAGGTTGAGCCATGA
- the LOC130504581 gene encoding transcription factor bHLH49-like isoform X3 — protein sequence MDVSEKDELRNGDTTANYDDESANNNNPPPDWRVSGSNQVSAPNDSYPPENQMMDSFGQTLWYDPTNVQAVGYGGFNGVNNASSSSSSFRGNNNMDRSLEMGWNLLPPKGNGMFLPNASSFLPPPSMAQFPADSGFIERAARFSLFSGGSFSDMMNHHHQQQQQQQPLGNPTESIGLFLPSNVGVAHNDASAAMKESNVVRSSEQGNKQNVPGSGNVSEDTQSSGGGGGNGQKGGEASSKGFDSKKRKRNRQSSEAGQSHRSQQSEEEADNNGDKKRNDEQSPKSQGNKTNSGKQTSDPKDGYIHVRARRGQATNSHSLAERVRREKISERMKFLQDLVPGCNKVTGKAVMLDEIINYVQSLQRQVEFLSMKLATVNPQMDFNLEGLLAKDALQLRAGTSSATPFPQNMPMVYPPLPHGFMQQTLSSMGRNISSPLSPINGGYKRQEANGWEGDLQNVIQINYGAGDVPPDSQAAAAAATAASLPSSNMKVEP from the exons atggatgtAAGTGAGAAAGATGAGTTGAGGAACGGTGACACAACTGCAAACTATGATGATGAGTctgctaataataataatccacCTCCAGATTGGAGAGTCTCTGGCTCTAATCAAGTCTCTGCACCAAACGATTCATACCCTCCTGAGAATCAGATGATGGATTCGTTTGGGCAGACTCTCTGGTATGATCCAACAAACGTTCAAGCTGTAGGGTATGGTGGTTTCAACGGTGTTAATAAtgcctcttcttcttcgtcttccttTAGGGGTAATAATAATATGGATAGATCTCTTGAGATGGGTTGGAACCTGTTGCCTCCTAAAGGCAACGGGATGTTCTTGCCTAATGCTAGTAGCTTCCTGCCTCCTCCGAGTATGGCTCAGTTCCCTGCTGATTCAGGGTTCATTGAGCGTGCGGCGAGGTTTTCGCTCTTTAGCGGTGGGAGTTTTAGTGATATGATGAATCACCaccatcagcagcagcagcagcagcagccactTGGGAATCCTACTGAGTCGATTGGTTTGTTTCTTCCAAGTAATGTTGGTGTAGCTCACAATGATGCATCTGCAGCGATGAAAGAGAGTAATGTTGTTAGATCTAGTGAACAAGGTAATAAACAGAATGTTCCTGGCTCTGGTAATGTGTCTGAGGATACTCAGtctagtggtggtggtggtggtaatGGTCAGAAAGGTGGGGAGGCTTCTTCTAAAGGCTTTGActcaaagaagagaaaaagaaacagacAG AGTTCTGAAGCAGGACAGTCACACAGATCTCAGCAATCTGAGGAAGAAGCAGACAACAATGGTGATAAAAAGAGGAATGATGAGCAGAGTCCAAAATCACAGGGGAACAAAACAAACAGTGGGAAACAAACGTCTGATCCTAAAGATGGTTATATTCATGTGCGTGCACGTAGAGGCCAGGCCACAAACAGCCACAGTCTTGCTGAAAGA GTGAGGAGAGAAAAAATCAGTGAGAGGATGAAGTTTCTTCAAGATCTTGTACCGGGCTGCAACAAG GTGACTGGAAAGGCAGTTATGCTTGACGAAATCATAAACTATGTGCAATCTCTGCAACGCCAAGTTGAG TTTTTATCGATGAAACTAGCAACTGTGAACCCACAAATGGACTTTAACCTTGAAGGTCTTCTTGCCAAAGAT GCACTTCAACTAAGAGCTGGTACTTCATCTGCAACACCGTTTCCGCAAAACATGCCGATGGTTTATCCTCCTCTACCACATGGATTCATGCAACAGACCCTTTCAAGCATGGGAAGGAACATTAGCTCACCATTGTCTCCCATAAATGGTGGATACAAGCGACAG GAAGCAAATGGATGGGAAGGAGATCTTCAAAATGTGATACAGATTAACTATGGAGCTGGTGATGTCCCACCTGACTCtcaagcagcagcagcagcagca acAGCAGCATCTCTTCCATCTTCAAACATGAAGGTTGAGCCATGA
- the LOC130504581 gene encoding transcription factor bHLH49-like isoform X4, with translation MDVSEKDELRNGDTTANYDDESANNNNPPPDWRVSGSNQVSAPNDSYPPENQMMDSFGQTLWGNNNMDRSLEMGWNLLPPKGNGMFLPNASSFLPPPSMAQFPADSGFIERAARFSLFSGGSFSDMMNHHHQQQQQQQPLGNPTESIGLFLPSNVGVAHNDASAAMKESNVVRSSEQGNKQNVPGSGNVSEDTQSSGGGGGNGQKGGEASSKGFDSKKRKRNRQSSEAGQSHRSQQSEEEADNNGDKKRNDEQSPKSQGNKTNSGKQTSDPKDGYIHVRARRGQATNSHSLAERVRREKISERMKFLQDLVPGCNKVTGKAVMLDEIINYVQSLQRQVEFLSMKLATVNPQMDFNLEGLLAKDALQLRAGTSSATPFPQNMPMVYPPLPHGFMQQTLSSMGRNISSPLSPINGGYKRQEANGWEGDLQNVIQINYGAGDVPPDSQAAAAAAAATAASLPSSNMKVEP, from the exons atggatgtAAGTGAGAAAGATGAGTTGAGGAACGGTGACACAACTGCAAACTATGATGATGAGTctgctaataataataatccacCTCCAGATTGGAGAGTCTCTGGCTCTAATCAAGTCTCTGCACCAAACGATTCATACCCTCCTGAGAATCAGATGATGGATTCGTTTGGGCAGACTCTCTG GGGTAATAATAATATGGATAGATCTCTTGAGATGGGTTGGAACCTGTTGCCTCCTAAAGGCAACGGGATGTTCTTGCCTAATGCTAGTAGCTTCCTGCCTCCTCCGAGTATGGCTCAGTTCCCTGCTGATTCAGGGTTCATTGAGCGTGCGGCGAGGTTTTCGCTCTTTAGCGGTGGGAGTTTTAGTGATATGATGAATCACCaccatcagcagcagcagcagcagcagccactTGGGAATCCTACTGAGTCGATTGGTTTGTTTCTTCCAAGTAATGTTGGTGTAGCTCACAATGATGCATCTGCAGCGATGAAAGAGAGTAATGTTGTTAGATCTAGTGAACAAGGTAATAAACAGAATGTTCCTGGCTCTGGTAATGTGTCTGAGGATACTCAGtctagtggtggtggtggtggtaatGGTCAGAAAGGTGGGGAGGCTTCTTCTAAAGGCTTTGActcaaagaagagaaaaagaaacagacAG AGTTCTGAAGCAGGACAGTCACACAGATCTCAGCAATCTGAGGAAGAAGCAGACAACAATGGTGATAAAAAGAGGAATGATGAGCAGAGTCCAAAATCACAGGGGAACAAAACAAACAGTGGGAAACAAACGTCTGATCCTAAAGATGGTTATATTCATGTGCGTGCACGTAGAGGCCAGGCCACAAACAGCCACAGTCTTGCTGAAAGA GTGAGGAGAGAAAAAATCAGTGAGAGGATGAAGTTTCTTCAAGATCTTGTACCGGGCTGCAACAAG GTGACTGGAAAGGCAGTTATGCTTGACGAAATCATAAACTATGTGCAATCTCTGCAACGCCAAGTTGAG TTTTTATCGATGAAACTAGCAACTGTGAACCCACAAATGGACTTTAACCTTGAAGGTCTTCTTGCCAAAGAT GCACTTCAACTAAGAGCTGGTACTTCATCTGCAACACCGTTTCCGCAAAACATGCCGATGGTTTATCCTCCTCTACCACATGGATTCATGCAACAGACCCTTTCAAGCATGGGAAGGAACATTAGCTCACCATTGTCTCCCATAAATGGTGGATACAAGCGACAG GAAGCAAATGGATGGGAAGGAGATCTTCAAAATGTGATACAGATTAACTATGGAGCTGGTGATGTCCCACCTGACTCtcaagcagcagcagcagcagcagcagcaacag CAGCATCTCTTCCATCTTCAAACATGAAGGTTGAGCCATGA